The Oncorhynchus tshawytscha isolate Ot180627B linkage group LG12, Otsh_v2.0, whole genome shotgun sequence genome includes a window with the following:
- the LOC121847868 gene encoding mucin-2-like, giving the protein MAPTTTTEVITPTTGVTTTVEETTTETISSPATKPPKEVPTGPTTTSTTVIVETSTSTSQSTATGEETSGPVVITSNPTTSTTTTIAPTTTTPTTGGTTRIEETTSESISTTSTKPPKEVPTGPTTTSTTVIVETSTSTSQSTATGEETSGPVVITSNPTTLTTTTIAPTTTTPTTGGTTRIEETTSESISTTSTKPPKEVPTGPTTTSTTVNVETSTSTSQPTTTGEETTGPVVRTSNPTTLTTTTEVTTPTTIVTTTVEETTTETISSTSTKPPKEVPTGPTTTSTTVNVETSTSTSQPTATGEETTGPVVITSNPTTLTTTTIAPTTTTPTTGGTTRIEETTSESISTTSTKPPKEVPTGPTTTSTTGIVETSTSTSQPTATGAETSGPVVITSNPTTSTTTSKAPTTPTTGGTTRIEETTTETISSTSTKPPKEVPTGPTTTSTTVIVETSTSTSQPTATGEETSGPVPQQQVQKHQGQLS; this is encoded by the exons ATGGCACCCACTACAACAACAGAGGTAattacacctaccacaggtgtaacgacaacagttgaagaaaccacaacggAGACAATTTCATCTCCAGccacaaagccacctaaagaagTCCCCAcgggcccaacaaccacttccaccactgtaattgttgaaacctctactTCAACATCACAGTCCAcagcaacaggtgaagaaacatcAGGGCCAGTTGTCATTACATCCAATCCCACGACATCAACCACAACTACAATTGCACCCACAACAACGACACCTACCACGGGTGGAACTACAAGAATTGAAGAAACCACATCTGAGTCAATTTCAACAacatccacaaagccacctaaagaagTCCCCAcgggcccaacaaccacttccaccactgtaattgttgaaacctctactTCAACATCACAGTCCAcagcaacaggtgaagaaacatcagggccagttgtcattacatccaatcccactacattaacaacaactacaattgCACCCACAACAACGACACCTACCACGGGTGGAACTACAAGAATTGAAGAAACCACATCTGAGTCAATTTCAACTACTTccacaaagccacctaaagaagTCCCCAcgggcccaacaaccacttccaccactgtaaatgttgaaacctctacttcaacatcacagcccacaacaacaggtgaagaaacaacagggccagttgtCAGAACTTccaatcccactactttaacaacaacaacagaggtaaCTACACCTACCACAATCGTAACGACAacagttgaagaaaccacaactgAGACAATTTcatctacatccacaaagccacctaaagaagTCCCCAcgggcccaacaaccacttccaccactgtaaatGTTGAAACCTCTACTTCAACGTCACAGCCCAcagcaacaggtgaagaaacaacagggccagttgtCATAACTTccaatcccactactttaacaacaactacaattgCACCCACAACAACGACACCTACCACGGGTGGAACTACAAGAATTGAAGAAACCACATCTGAGTCAATTTCAActacatccacaaagccacctaaagaagTCCCCAcgggcccaacaaccacttccaccactggaattgttgaaacctctactTCTACATCACAGCCCACAGCAACAGGTGCAGAAACATCAGGGCCAGTTGTCATAACTTCCAATCCCACTACATCAACCACAACTTCAAAGGCACCCactacacctaccacaggtggaactacAAGAATTGAAGAAACCACAACTGAGACAATTTcatctacatccacaaagccacctaaagaagTCCCCACGGGCCCAActaccacttccaccactgtaattgttgaaacctctacttcaacatcacagcccacagcaacaggtgaagaaacatcagggccagt cccacagcAACAGGTGCAGAAACATCAGGGCCAGTTGTCATAA